A section of the Octopus bimaculoides isolate UCB-OBI-ISO-001 chromosome 17, ASM119413v2, whole genome shotgun sequence genome encodes:
- the LOC106879991 gene encoding uncharacterized protein LOC106879991, with product MAKTTEKSTRSKTNKWKNEKSKVRRSKRTLEIKSQSSSGFQSKLLLSKKRISPRHTKKPPVAAAAAATATAKVVAAGSKAPKKKTKEKKASPSKAKTPSPKTKKSTSDTSNNVTPDKNFSVDNKPVKKAYVVFVGNLPYSVTKEQLEEHFRKTGGVKKVRIPTERGTNKPRGFAYIEFKDRISHKIGLRLHHTHLNGRQINVEFTSIGGNNPRRREKLQQKNLKLSKMKKEFPKGESAWK from the exons gaaaaatccAAAG TTCGGCGATCGAAAAGAACATTGGAAATAAAATCACAGAGTAGCAGTGGGTTTCAGTCCAAGCTGCTTCTCTCTAAGAAACGCATATCACCTCGTCACACTAAGAAACccccagtagcagcagcagcagcagcaacagcaacagctaaAGTGGTAGCTGCTGGTAGCAAAGCTCCAAAGAAAAAGACCAAAGAAAAGAAAGCCAGTCCTTCCAAAGCTAAAACTCCGTCACCGAAAACAAAGAAATCTACCTCTGATACCAGTAACAATGTAACACCAGATAAGAACTTTTCTGTGGACAATAAACCAGTGAAGAAGGCCTATGTTGTGTTTGTTGGTAACCTACCTTACAGTGTTACAAAAGAACAGCTAGAGGAACACTTCCGTAAAACAG gaGGAGTCAAAAAAGTTCGAATTCCTACAGAACGTGGCACAAACAAGCCTCGAGGATTTGCTTACATTGAATTCAAAGACAGAATTAGTCACAag ATTGGTTTGCGTCTGCATCATACTCATCTGAATGGGAGACAAATAAATGTCGAATTCACTTCAATAGGTGGAAACAATCCAAGAAGACGAGAAAAATTGCaacagaaaaatttgaaattaagcaaaatgaaaaaagaatttccAAAAGGTGAATCTGCTTGGAAATAA